The Bacteroides acidifaciens genome includes a region encoding these proteins:
- the hepC gene encoding heparin-sulfate lyase HepC: protein MNCKNRFRINIWLFLIITLAGCTDNDIPQKENNDIPPKEEPTPPKEDTEESLFDILNLDYSGLEEVKALYKAGDNNAAMQKLLTYYQNRTEILNPNLSATLNETEQGYADYAINEYRFYVNDNYLEDKTRKIPYSLQNNDKTINWEFSPKGADNEYQKQLHRHNWMPLQGKAYQNSHDEKYILSWKEVYTDWIAKHPKPDGKPDKFKWYQLQVSTRIMGQTESFEYFKSSPNFTSEWLSFFLIHFAEHADYLSMYKYAGENNILLSQAVALVFAGTLFPELKNAPQWQKTGCDIINEQTTKLFLKDGMTNDLSLHYHIGIVDGLYDLKRLIQLNKLPDNLLSPELDNALLKATKVVMHFTYPSYFTKGSKNCSPAFNDSWIKTRSVLNKNFVKYAEMYPDDSELNYMKTYGQGTPPDNKIKTFEYSGFYVLRNGWTPQSTMLIHSNNISSKLEDSSHNQLDNGTFELYHNGRNFFPDSGVCSYMKENDTEVMELRRWFRQTKAHNTMVLGQSKEHEATGSENINKAQGKLLLSEENDNHQLIVTENQGYSNFKHRRAIFYIKKPVEFFAFVDEGFGTASGYSKLYFHLCDETSINNVNLDIQEAGAHTTFEDNNNLIIRSFGNQDITLKPFEGRISYQTDRKFSVRKAYSLVMEKKKNVPVRYITILYPVTTDANHKINATFTDNPSNSDNVSIEVTIDNETYNLDYQLKN, encoded by the coding sequence ATGAATTGCAAAAACAGATTCCGAATTAATATATGGCTGTTTCTTATCATTACACTCGCAGGATGTACAGATAATGATATTCCACAAAAAGAAAATAACGACATTCCACCGAAAGAGGAACCGACACCCCCAAAAGAGGATACTGAAGAATCCTTATTTGATATTCTCAATCTTGATTATTCCGGATTAGAAGAAGTGAAGGCTTTGTATAAAGCCGGTGATAACAATGCAGCCATGCAAAAACTGCTTACCTATTACCAAAACAGAACTGAGATTCTAAATCCGAATCTATCTGCCACCCTTAATGAAACAGAACAGGGTTATGCTGACTATGCGATAAACGAATATCGTTTTTATGTCAATGACAATTATCTGGAAGATAAAACCAGAAAGATTCCTTATTCATTGCAAAACAACGATAAAACAATCAATTGGGAATTCTCTCCAAAGGGTGCTGATAATGAATATCAGAAACAATTACATCGTCACAATTGGATGCCTCTTCAAGGGAAAGCCTATCAAAACTCGCACGATGAGAAATACATACTCTCATGGAAAGAGGTATATACCGACTGGATTGCCAAGCACCCCAAACCGGATGGAAAACCGGACAAATTCAAATGGTATCAACTCCAAGTATCCACACGCATCATGGGACAAACAGAGTCATTTGAGTATTTCAAGTCCTCTCCCAACTTCACTTCTGAATGGCTTTCTTTTTTCCTCATACACTTTGCAGAGCACGCTGATTATTTGTCTATGTACAAATATGCCGGAGAAAACAATATTCTACTGAGCCAGGCAGTAGCATTAGTATTTGCAGGTACTCTATTCCCTGAACTTAAAAATGCCCCACAATGGCAAAAAACGGGATGCGACATCATCAATGAACAGACCACAAAGTTATTTTTAAAAGATGGAATGACGAATGACCTCTCACTCCATTATCATATAGGCATAGTGGACGGCCTATACGATTTAAAAAGACTCATCCAATTGAACAAGCTACCGGACAATCTGCTTTCTCCGGAACTGGACAACGCCTTACTGAAAGCGACTAAAGTCGTCATGCATTTTACATATCCCAGTTACTTCACAAAAGGAAGTAAGAATTGCAGTCCCGCATTCAATGATTCGTGGATAAAAACACGAAGTGTCTTGAATAAGAATTTCGTAAAATACGCTGAAATGTACCCGGATGATTCAGAACTTAACTACATGAAAACTTATGGACAAGGAACTCCGCCCGATAATAAAATCAAAACATTCGAATATTCGGGATTTTATGTACTACGCAATGGCTGGACTCCCCAATCGACGATGTTGATACACAGTAACAATATATCTTCCAAGTTAGAAGACTCAAGCCACAACCAGCTCGATAACGGAACATTCGAACTATATCACAACGGTCGTAATTTCTTTCCGGATTCCGGTGTTTGCTCTTATATGAAAGAAAATGATACGGAAGTAATGGAATTACGCAGATGGTTTCGCCAAACCAAGGCACACAACACTATGGTTCTGGGACAATCGAAAGAGCATGAAGCTACCGGAAGCGAAAATATCAACAAGGCACAAGGCAAATTATTATTATCGGAAGAAAACGATAACCACCAACTAATAGTAACGGAAAACCAAGGATATAGCAACTTCAAACATCGACGTGCCATCTTCTATATAAAAAAGCCTGTCGAATTCTTCGCTTTCGTAGATGAAGGATTCGGAACAGCTAGCGGATATTCCAAATTATATTTCCACCTTTGTGATGAGACATCAATCAACAATGTGAACTTGGATATTCAAGAGGCAGGTGCGCACACCACTTTTGAAGATAACAACAACCTGATTATCCGCAGTTTTGGGAATCAGGACATTACATTAAAACCTTTTGAGGGACGAATCTCTTATCAGACAGATAGAAAATTCTCCGTCAGAAAAGCTTATTCACTTGTCATGGAAAAGAAGAAAAATGTTCCCGTACGATATATAACTATATTGTATCCGGTAACTACAGACGCTAATCACAAGATTAATGCTACATTTACAGACAATCCTTCTAATTCAGATAATGTCTCCATTGAGGTGACTATTGATAATGAAACATACAACCTGGATTACCAACTCAAGAATTAA
- a CDS encoding TrpB-like pyridoxal phosphate-dependent enzyme has translation MSDKRKRYILPEEEIPHYWYNIQADMVNKPMPPLHPGTKQPLKAEDLFPIFAEELCRQELNQTDAWIEIPEEVREMYKYYRSTPLVRAYGLEKALGTPAHIYFKNESVSPIGSHKLNSALAQAYYCKQEGVTNITTETGAGQWGAALSYAAKVFGLEAAVYQVKISYEQKPYRRSIMQTFGAQVTPSPSMSTRAGKDILTAHPNYQGSLGTAISEAIELAQMTPNCKYTLGSVLSHVALHQTIIGLEAEKQMEMAGEYPDVVIGCFGGGSNFGGISFPFMRHNILEGKKTRFVAAEPASCPKLTRGKFQYDFSDEAGYTPLLPMFTLGHNFAPAHIHAGGLRYHGAGVIVSQLLKDGLMEAVDIQQLESFETGCLFAQMEGIIPAPESCHAIAAAVREANKCKETGEEKVILFNLSGHGLIDMASYDKYLAGDLVNYSLTDEDIQKNLDEIGDLAK, from the coding sequence ATGAGTGACAAAAGAAAACGGTATATCCTACCGGAAGAAGAAATTCCACACTACTGGTACAACATTCAGGCCGATATGGTAAACAAACCGATGCCGCCGTTGCATCCGGGAACCAAGCAACCTTTGAAAGCAGAAGACCTGTTTCCTATTTTTGCAGAAGAACTATGCCGCCAGGAACTGAATCAGACTGACGCATGGATTGAAATACCCGAAGAAGTACGCGAAATGTACAAGTATTACCGCAGTACTCCGTTGGTACGCGCTTACGGATTGGAAAAAGCACTCGGTACTCCGGCACATATCTATTTCAAGAATGAAAGTGTCAGTCCTATCGGTTCCCACAAACTGAACTCCGCTTTGGCGCAGGCTTATTATTGCAAGCAGGAAGGCGTTACCAATATCACCACCGAAACCGGTGCCGGACAATGGGGAGCCGCTCTTTCTTACGCAGCTAAAGTATTCGGCTTGGAAGCAGCCGTTTATCAGGTAAAAATCAGCTACGAGCAGAAACCTTACCGCCGCAGCATCATGCAGACTTTCGGAGCACAAGTCACTCCTTCTCCATCCATGTCTACCCGCGCAGGTAAAGATATCCTGACCGCGCATCCCAATTACCAGGGTTCGTTGGGTACAGCTATCTCGGAAGCTATCGAGCTGGCACAAATGACTCCTAATTGTAAATACACACTCGGTTCGGTACTTAGCCACGTAGCTCTGCACCAGACAATTATCGGTCTGGAAGCTGAAAAGCAAATGGAAATGGCGGGCGAATATCCCGATGTAGTTATCGGTTGCTTCGGTGGCGGTTCCAACTTTGGCGGTATCTCTTTCCCATTCATGCGACATAACATTCTGGAAGGAAAGAAAACCCGTTTCGTTGCTGCCGAGCCCGCTTCTTGTCCGAAACTGACACGCGGCAAATTCCAATATGACTTCAGCGACGAGGCAGGATATACTCCGCTGCTTCCGATGTTTACATTGGGACACAATTTTGCTCCGGCCCATATTCATGCCGGTGGTCTTCGTTATCATGGTGCAGGCGTTATCGTTTCCCAGTTACTCAAAGACGGTCTGATGGAAGCGGTGGATATCCAGCAATTGGAATCATTCGAAACCGGTTGCCTGTTTGCACAAATGGAAGGTATTATCCCGGCTCCGGAATCCTGCCATGCTATCGCTGCCGCTGTCCGCGAAGCCAACAAGTGCAAGGAAACAGGAGAAGAGAAAGTAATCCTGTTCAACCTGTCCGGTCATGGGTTAATCGACATGGCTTCTTATGATAAATATCTGGCCGGTGATTTGGTCAACTATTCATTGACAGATGAAGATATCCAGAAGAATCTGGATGAGATAGGTGATTTAGCTAAATAA
- the hepC gene encoding heparin-sulfate lyase HepC → MKNIFFICVFSLIAFTGCTDDDELYKNSGGNSTEEESTLPNEDIDQNLFEALNLDYPGLEQVKAWYESGNYYSAAKALLDYYKGRIGITNPNVSLMNPTITEDEQLFADYAMDKYRFYVNKNYFQNEAKKQPWSLQNEDKTINWQFKPEGADAEYQKQLHRHYWMPYQGKAYLVSKDEKYISSWKEVYTDWIKQNPKPETPNTTTWWQLQVSTRIMGQTELFEYFKFSQNFTPEWLSFFLAHFAEHADYLAAFRYQDENNILLSQGTALAFAGTLFPEFKNASKWQEMGFDILNKQVKKQCLTDGMFNDLSLHYHIGSLNEFYNLRKLVAQNRLPDNIFDPEVDKILEKAAELVMHFTYPSYFKPKSNEFCTSALNDSWIKQRSTLEKNFKNYAEMFPNRQDFRFMATIGAEGTAPSTEMKTFETSGHYILRNGWGDHDTYNKTTVLIHSNNYSSDNMDIWSHNQPDNGTFELYYNGRNFFPDSGVCSYVGNSEANTIRNWFRQTKVHNTLTLNEENISTAQGKLLTKVEGNTEIIVTENQGYSNFKHRRAIFFVNKKFFVFVDEGFGNATGVANLCFHLCEGDEVKLDADKYGAHTEFSDKSNILVRSFGEGITYDPFEGRIAYNTDGKFNSRKAYFLNMNKAADTPVRYITVIYPTEDATTHTINAQFTDADKDHTKGVAIEVEVDGKTYKLSYNL, encoded by the coding sequence ATGAAGAACATCTTCTTTATTTGCGTGTTCTCACTGATTGCATTTACAGGATGCACAGATGATGACGAACTCTACAAAAACAGTGGTGGAAACTCTACAGAAGAAGAGTCAACACTACCTAATGAAGACATTGATCAAAATCTATTTGAAGCCCTTAATCTAGATTATCCAGGATTAGAGCAAGTGAAAGCTTGGTATGAATCAGGAAATTACTATTCGGCTGCAAAAGCTCTGCTAGACTATTACAAAGGTAGAATTGGAATAACCAATCCCAATGTATCATTAATGAATCCTACCATTACAGAAGACGAGCAGTTATTTGCTGACTATGCAATGGATAAATATCGCTTTTACGTCAACAAGAACTATTTCCAAAACGAGGCAAAAAAGCAACCTTGGTCATTGCAAAACGAAGACAAGACCATAAATTGGCAATTCAAACCGGAAGGAGCCGATGCAGAGTACCAAAAACAACTTCATCGCCACTATTGGATGCCTTACCAAGGAAAAGCATATTTAGTTTCTAAAGATGAAAAATATATTTCATCTTGGAAAGAAGTATATACAGATTGGATTAAACAAAATCCCAAACCTGAAACTCCCAACACTACTACTTGGTGGCAATTACAAGTATCGACCCGCATCATGGGACAAACGGAGTTATTCGAATACTTCAAATTCTCTCAAAATTTCACTCCCGAATGGCTTTCATTCTTTTTAGCGCACTTTGCAGAACATGCTGACTATTTAGCAGCTTTCCGCTATCAAGATGAAAACAATATTTTATTAAGCCAAGGTACAGCCTTAGCTTTTGCAGGAACACTATTCCCTGAGTTCAAAAATGCCTCTAAATGGCAAGAAATGGGATTTGATATTCTCAATAAACAAGTAAAAAAACAATGCTTGACAGACGGAATGTTCAATGACCTTTCATTGCACTATCATATAGGTAGCCTAAATGAATTTTACAATCTAAGAAAATTAGTAGCCCAGAATAGGCTTCCAGACAACATATTCGATCCAGAAGTCGATAAGATTCTCGAAAAAGCAGCTGAGTTAGTAATGCATTTCACTTACCCTAGTTATTTCAAGCCTAAATCAAATGAATTCTGCACATCAGCTCTTAATGATTCATGGATAAAGCAAAGAAGTACATTAGAAAAGAACTTCAAAAACTATGCTGAGATGTTCCCAAACAGACAAGATTTCCGTTTTATGGCAACCATTGGCGCAGAAGGTACGGCTCCTAGTACAGAAATGAAAACATTTGAAACCTCAGGACATTATATATTACGTAACGGTTGGGGAGATCATGATACTTATAATAAAACAACAGTTCTAATTCATAGCAATAATTACTCAAGCGACAATATGGATATCTGGAGTCACAACCAACCAGATAATGGAACATTCGAGTTATATTACAACGGACGTAATTTCTTTCCAGACTCAGGTGTTTGTTCATATGTCGGCAACAGTGAGGCCAATACAATAAGAAATTGGTTTCGCCAAACTAAAGTTCACAATACTTTAACATTAAATGAAGAAAACATTTCTACAGCACAAGGAAAGTTGCTCACAAAAGTAGAAGGTAATACAGAAATTATTGTCACTGAAAACCAAGGATATAGTAACTTCAAACATCGTCGTGCTATATTCTTTGTGAACAAAAAATTCTTTGTATTTGTAGATGAAGGATTTGGAAATGCTACAGGAGTAGCTAATTTATGTTTCCATCTTTGTGAAGGAGATGAAGTTAAATTAGACGCAGACAAATATGGAGCTCATACAGAGTTTTCAGATAAAAGCAATATCCTTGTACGTAGCTTTGGTGAAGGTATTACTTATGATCCATTTGAAGGTCGCATAGCATACAATACAGATGGAAAGTTTAACTCCCGCAAAGCCTACTTCCTAAATATGAATAAAGCTGCGGATACGCCTGTTCGTTACATTACTGTAATATATCCCACAGAGGATGCTACTACCCATACAATTAACGCTCAATTTACCGATGCAGACAAAGACCATACTAAAGGTGTAGCAATCGAAGTTGAAGTAGACGGCAAAACATATAAATTGAGCTACAATTTATAA
- a CDS encoding two-component regulator propeller domain-containing protein, whose translation MSYLKNIIICLFFLCIGTNSAFSEIPEQINFSYISINEGLSQSTVFAIDQDKRGNMWFATYDGVNKYDGYAFTVYQHNEDDPNSIANDISRIVKTDSQGRVWIGTRDGLSCYDEEKDLFNNFFYEKKGKRQQINGIAEISPEQLLISTPEGLIMFDIKESKFVDDSFSTAMHKIIAAALYRHGDVIYIGTMENGLYSYSIPQKSLEKVTPISGTKRIQSILQQSPTRIWIATEGAGLLLFNPKTNEVKTYLHSSSNPKSISSNYIRSLALDSQNRLWIGTFNDLNIYHEASDSFISYSSSPVEKGSLSQRSVRSIFMDSQGGMWLGTYFGGLNYYHPIRNRFKTIQRIPYKNSLSDNVVSCIVEDKDKNLWIGTNDGGLNLYNTKTQQFTHYALQESEREIGIGSNNIKAVYVDEQKSLVYIGTHAGGLTVLHRNSGRMESFNQTNSQLVNENVYAIIPDEGGNLLLGTLSALVSFNPATQSFTTIDKEKDGTPFTPQQITTLFRDSHNRLWVGGEEGVSVFQQQGLDIQKASILPLSSVTKMFTNCIYEANNGVIWIGTREGVYCFNEKEKKIKRYTTTNGLPNNVVYGILEDTFGRLWLSTNRGISCFNPETEKFRNFTESDGLQSNQFNTSSYCRTSSGQMYFGGINGITTFRPELLLDNPYTPPVVITKLQLFNKTVRPDDETGILTKNINETESITLKSWQTAFTIEFVVSNYISGQHNTFAYKLEGYDKEWYYLTDKRSVSYSNLPQGTYHFLVKAANSDGKWNMTPTVLEIIVLPIWYKTWWAILLFLATFIGFITFVFRFFWMRKSMEAELEIERRDKEHQEEINQMKMRFFINISHELRTPLTLILAPLQEIINKISDRWTRNQLEYIQRNANRLLHLVNQLMDYRRAELGVFELKVKKENAHQLIHDNFLFYDKLARHKKITYTLHSELEDKEVLFDPNYLELIVNNLLSNAFKYTESGQSITVTLKEENNYLILQVSDTGIGIPINKQGKIFERFYQIESEHVGSGIGLSLVQRLIELHHGRIELDSEEGKGSTFSVYLPQDINTYKPSELASNDSKNEEEQVYSTNSKEMYFIDTEKVENEAIESGDKKRGTILIVEDNNEIRHYLSSGLSELFNTLEAGNGEEALEKLKDNEVDIIVTDVMMPVMDGIKLCKNVKQNIRTCHIPVIILSAKSEIKDQMEGLQMGADDYIPKPFSLAILTTKIQNMMRTRRRMLERYSKSLEVEPEKITFNAMDEALLKRAVTIVEKNMDNIEFSTDEFAREMNMSRSNLHLKLKAITGESTIDFIRKIRFNEAAKLLKDGRYTVAEVSTMVGFNTPSYFATSFKKYFGCLPTEYIKKAKG comes from the coding sequence ATGAGCTATCTAAAGAATATAATAATCTGTCTGTTCTTTCTATGCATAGGAACAAATTCTGCTTTTTCCGAGATTCCGGAACAAATAAATTTCTCCTATATTTCTATTAATGAAGGATTGTCTCAAAGTACCGTATTCGCCATTGACCAGGATAAACGGGGCAATATGTGGTTTGCGACCTATGATGGAGTGAACAAATATGACGGGTATGCCTTCACGGTCTATCAGCACAATGAGGATGACCCTAACAGCATAGCCAATGATATTTCACGAATTGTAAAAACAGATAGCCAGGGACGGGTTTGGATAGGCACACGGGACGGGCTGTCATGCTACGATGAAGAAAAAGACCTGTTCAACAACTTTTTCTACGAGAAGAAAGGGAAACGGCAGCAAATCAACGGCATTGCCGAAATTTCACCGGAACAATTGCTTATAAGCACACCAGAAGGGCTTATCATGTTCGACATAAAAGAATCCAAATTTGTGGACGATTCTTTCAGCACAGCCATGCATAAGATTATAGCTGCCGCTCTTTACAGGCATGGAGATGTAATCTATATCGGTACAATGGAGAACGGGCTTTATAGCTACTCTATCCCACAGAAAAGCCTGGAAAAGGTGACTCCTATATCAGGCACCAAACGGATTCAATCTATCTTGCAGCAATCTCCTACCCGCATATGGATAGCTACCGAAGGAGCCGGCCTGCTTCTGTTCAACCCGAAAACCAACGAAGTTAAGACATACCTCCATTCCTCTTCCAATCCTAAAAGTATCAGCTCCAATTATATCCGTTCGTTGGCACTGGATTCACAAAACCGTTTATGGATAGGTACATTCAATGATTTGAATATTTATCATGAGGCAAGTGACTCATTTATTTCATATAGTAGCAGTCCGGTAGAAAAAGGCAGCCTGTCGCAACGTTCGGTACGCAGTATCTTTATGGATTCTCAGGGGGGCATGTGGCTGGGAACTTATTTCGGCGGATTAAACTATTACCATCCCATCCGGAACCGGTTCAAGACCATACAGCGTATTCCTTATAAGAACTCATTGAGTGACAATGTAGTAAGTTGTATTGTAGAAGATAAGGACAAGAATCTTTGGATAGGAACTAATGATGGCGGACTGAACCTATACAACACCAAGACACAACAGTTTACACATTATGCATTGCAGGAAAGCGAACGGGAAATAGGAATTGGTTCCAATAACATCAAAGCTGTATATGTAGACGAGCAGAAGTCACTGGTATATATCGGTACTCATGCCGGCGGGCTGACTGTCCTTCACCGCAACAGCGGACGAATGGAAAGTTTTAACCAGACTAACAGCCAGTTGGTGAATGAAAACGTTTACGCTATTATCCCCGATGAGGGTGGCAATCTACTGCTAGGAACATTGAGTGCCTTAGTCAGTTTCAATCCCGCCACACAAAGTTTTACAACCATAGATAAAGAGAAAGACGGTACTCCGTTCACGCCCCAGCAGATTACGACTCTGTTCAGGGATTCACATAATCGGCTTTGGGTCGGCGGTGAAGAAGGGGTATCAGTTTTCCAGCAACAAGGATTGGATATACAAAAGGCTTCTATTCTTCCGTTGTCTTCCGTTACGAAAATGTTCACCAACTGCATTTACGAAGCAAATAACGGTGTCATTTGGATAGGTACGCGTGAGGGGGTCTATTGCTTTAATGAGAAAGAAAAGAAAATCAAACGATATACTACTACCAATGGTTTGCCTAATAATGTAGTCTATGGTATCCTGGAAGATACTTTCGGACGACTTTGGCTGAGTACCAACCGGGGTATTTCCTGCTTTAACCCGGAAACTGAAAAGTTCCGTAACTTTACCGAATCGGACGGTCTGCAAAGCAACCAGTTCAATACTTCCTCGTATTGCCGCACTTCCAGCGGACAAATGTATTTCGGGGGTATCAACGGTATCACAACTTTCCGTCCGGAATTACTGCTGGACAACCCTTATACCCCACCTGTAGTAATAACCAAACTGCAACTGTTCAATAAAACAGTCCGCCCCGATGACGAGACTGGCATCCTGACCAAGAATATCAATGAAACGGAAAGTATCACATTGAAATCATGGCAAACGGCTTTTACCATCGAGTTTGTGGTATCCAACTATATTTCGGGACAGCACAATACATTTGCCTATAAGCTGGAAGGTTATGACAAAGAGTGGTATTATCTGACAGACAAACGTTCTGTCTCCTACTCCAACCTGCCGCAAGGTACTTATCATTTCCTCGTAAAGGCTGCCAATAGCGACGGAAAATGGAATATGACTCCCACCGTACTCGAAATCATAGTCCTGCCCATATGGTACAAGACTTGGTGGGCGATACTTCTTTTCCTCGCCACTTTCATCGGTTTCATCACTTTCGTATTCCGTTTCTTCTGGATGCGGAAAAGCATGGAAGCGGAACTGGAAATAGAACGCAGGGACAAGGAACACCAGGAAGAAATCAACCAGATGAAGATGCGTTTCTTCATCAATATTTCTCATGAGTTGCGTACTCCGCTGACCCTTATCTTAGCTCCTTTACAGGAAATTATCAACAAGATAAGCGACCGCTGGACACGGAACCAACTGGAGTATATCCAGCGAAATGCCAATCGCCTGTTGCATTTGGTCAATCAGTTGATGGATTACCGCCGGGCCGAACTTGGAGTATTTGAATTAAAGGTAAAAAAAGAAAATGCCCACCAGTTGATACATGACAATTTCCTATTCTATGATAAACTGGCGCGTCATAAAAAGATTACCTATACGCTTCACTCGGAATTGGAAGACAAAGAGGTACTTTTCGACCCCAATTACCTGGAACTGATAGTCAACAATCTGCTTTCAAATGCTTTCAAATATACAGAAAGCGGACAAAGCATTACCGTGACTCTGAAAGAGGAAAATAATTACCTGATACTGCAAGTCAGTGATACAGGTATCGGCATTCCTATCAACAAACAAGGCAAGATATTCGAACGATTCTATCAGATTGAAAGCGAGCACGTGGGAAGCGGTATCGGTCTTTCATTGGTACAACGCTTGATTGAATTACATCACGGCCGCATTGAACTGGATAGCGAAGAGGGTAAAGGCAGTACGTTCTCTGTATATCTTCCGCAGGATATAAATACCTACAAGCCATCCGAATTAGCTTCCAATGATAGCAAAAACGAAGAAGAACAGGTATATTCTACCAATTCCAAAGAGATGTATTTCATTGATACGGAAAAGGTGGAAAATGAAGCCATAGAATCAGGTGACAAGAAACGGGGAACCATTCTTATCGTAGAAGACAATAACGAAATCCGCCATTATCTCAGCAGCGGACTTTCCGAACTATTCAATACACTGGAAGCCGGTAACGGTGAAGAGGCTTTGGAGAAACTGAAAGACAATGAAGTCGACATTATTGTTACGGATGTGATGATGCCCGTAATGGACGGTATCAAACTATGTAAGAATGTGAAACAGAATATCCGTACCTGCCATATCCCGGTTATTATCCTGTCAGCCAAAAGCGAGATTAAAGACCAGATGGAAGGTCTGCAAATGGGTGCGGATGATTATATCCCCAAACCATTCTCTCTTGCCATACTGACTACGAAGATACAGAACATGATGCGTACCCGCAGACGTATGCTCGAACGCTATTCCAAATCTCTGGAAGTGGAACCGGAAAAAATTACGTTCAATGCCATGGATGAAGCGTTACTGAAACGCGCCGTAACCATTGTAGAAAAGAATATGGACAACATCGAATTCTCTACAGACGAGTTTGCCAGAGAAATGAATATGAGCCGCTCCAATCTGCACCTGAAATTAAAAGCTATCACAGGTGAATCGACTATCGACTTTATTCGCAAGATTCGCTTTAATGAGGCTGCCAAATTACTGAAGGACGGACGTTATACAGTAGCGGAAGTAAGTACGATGGTAGGATTCAATACGCCGTCTTACTTTGCTACAAGCTTCAAGAAGTATTTCGGATGTTTGCCTACGGAGTATATCAAGAAGGCTAAAGGATAA